The Pseudomonas iranensis genome includes a window with the following:
- a CDS encoding NUDIX domain-containing protein, translating to MSNTAERVNIVDTQVLSHDWYLLKKITFDYHRNNGEWQRQTREVYDRGNGAAILLFNREKRTVVLTRQFRLPVFVNGHDGLLIEVAAGLLEGAAPEQRIRDEAEEETGYRVHDVKKVFEAYMSPGSVTEKLHFFIAEYDAASKVSDGGGLEEETEELEVLEWGFDEALAAFQRGEICDAKTIMLLQYAAMNNLFA from the coding sequence ATGTCCAACACAGCCGAACGGGTCAACATCGTCGACACTCAGGTGTTGTCCCACGACTGGTATCTGCTGAAGAAAATCACCTTCGATTACCACCGCAACAACGGCGAGTGGCAGCGCCAGACTCGCGAGGTATACGACCGGGGCAACGGCGCGGCGATTCTGCTGTTCAACCGCGAAAAGCGCACGGTGGTGCTGACCCGCCAGTTCCGTTTGCCGGTGTTCGTCAACGGCCACGATGGATTGTTGATCGAGGTGGCCGCCGGGTTGCTGGAAGGTGCCGCGCCCGAGCAGCGCATTCGTGACGAAGCCGAGGAGGAAACCGGTTATCGCGTGCACGACGTGAAAAAAGTATTCGAGGCGTACATGAGTCCCGGTTCGGTGACGGAGAAGCTGCACTTCTTTATCGCTGAATACGACGCCGCGTCCAAAGTCAGCGACGGTGGTGGGCTGGAAGAGGAAACCGAAGAACTGGAAGTGCTCGAATGGGGCTTCGATGAGGCACTGGCAGCATTTCAACGCGGCGAGATCTGCGATGCCAAGACCATCATGCTGTTGCAGTACGCAGCGATGAATAACCTCTTCGCTTGA
- a CDS encoding lytic polysaccharide monooxygenase auxiliary activity family 9 protein has translation MNQAIPQTQLKHGRVISPASRGAVAIDLGLLGAWQVNEMEGGKNFPAVDAGPFPQPFETDSDSVAPPADGYILSGGKTDARDCVNYTADEMSKKLGRSFNWPLLNVNPGQILEVSWAYTAPHTTRGYRWLITKDGWDPQQRISRAQLETQPFFEDFYPQVPYYSHADELKAKVDHQVKLPANKQGHHVIVLMWIVANTGNAFYQAFDVDFQ, from the coding sequence ATGAATCAGGCAATCCCACAAACCCAACTCAAACACGGTCGTGTCATCTCGCCAGCGAGTCGCGGCGCAGTGGCCATCGACCTCGGCCTGCTCGGCGCCTGGCAAGTCAATGAAATGGAAGGTGGCAAGAACTTTCCGGCCGTAGACGCCGGACCTTTCCCGCAACCTTTCGAGACCGACTCGGACAGCGTCGCGCCGCCGGCCGATGGCTACATTCTCAGCGGCGGCAAGACCGATGCCCGCGATTGCGTCAATTACACCGCCGACGAGATGAGCAAGAAGCTCGGCCGTTCATTCAACTGGCCGCTGCTCAACGTAAATCCGGGCCAGATTCTTGAGGTCAGTTGGGCGTACACCGCGCCGCATACCACCCGAGGTTATCGCTGGCTGATCACCAAAGACGGCTGGGATCCCCAGCAACGCATCAGCCGTGCGCAGCTGGAAACCCAGCCGTTCTTCGAAGACTTCTACCCGCAAGTGCCGTATTACAGCCATGCTGATGAATTGAAGGCCAAGGTCGATCATCAAGTGAAGCTGCCTGCGAACAAGCAGGGTCATCACGTCATTGTGCTGATGTGGATCGTCGCCAACACCGGCAACGCTTTCTACCAGGCCTTCGACGTCGACTTCCAGTAA
- a CDS encoding hemerythrin domain-containing protein: protein MNIFEALRESHERQRTYAKALIATSGDSPERVEAYKQLKAELQAHETAEERHFYIPLMEIDEGVDLSRHAIAEHHEMDEMMEELDETEMSSPAWLATAKKLSDKVHHHLEEEEHKFFQMAGKLLDDKQKTQLAGQYEKEYQAQLSE from the coding sequence GTGAATATTTTTGAAGCCCTGCGCGAAAGCCACGAGCGCCAGCGCACTTACGCCAAGGCTCTGATCGCGACCAGCGGCGACAGCCCTGAGCGGGTCGAGGCCTACAAGCAGCTCAAAGCAGAACTGCAAGCGCATGAAACCGCTGAAGAGCGGCATTTCTACATTCCGTTGATGGAAATCGATGAAGGCGTGGACCTGAGCCGCCACGCCATCGCCGAACACCACGAAATGGACGAGATGATGGAAGAGCTCGACGAGACCGAAATGTCCAGTCCGGCCTGGCTGGCCACGGCCAAAAAGCTTTCCGACAAGGTTCATCACCACCTCGAGGAAGAAGAGCACAAATTCTTCCAGATGGCCGGCAAGCTGCTCGACGATAAACAGAAAACCCAACTCGCCGGGCAGTACGAAAAGGAGTATCAGGCGCAACTGTCTGAATGA
- a CDS encoding GNAT family N-acetyltransferase — MNLRIELTQSPTEEQRQAILQPLIEYNDAQTGGSKSEPFALMVKDQNGEILGGLYGRMIFRWMFIELLSVPEQGRGQGIGSKLMAQAEALAREKNCHGLWLDTFDFQAPEFYRKLGFSQFGEIVDYPPGHKRHFFQKRLID, encoded by the coding sequence ATGAATTTGCGTATCGAGTTGACGCAGAGCCCTACCGAGGAACAGCGTCAGGCCATTCTGCAGCCGCTGATCGAATACAACGATGCTCAAACCGGCGGTTCGAAATCCGAGCCGTTCGCCTTGATGGTCAAAGACCAAAATGGGGAAATACTGGGCGGTTTGTACGGGCGAATGATTTTTCGCTGGATGTTCATCGAACTGCTGTCAGTGCCGGAACAAGGTCGCGGACAGGGTATCGGCTCGAAATTGATGGCTCAGGCGGAAGCCTTGGCCAGGGAAAAAAACTGCCACGGCCTCTGGCTCGACACCTTTGATTTTCAGGCGCCGGAGTTCTACAGGAAGCTGGGGTTCAGCCAGTTTGGGGAAATCGTTGACTATCCACCGGGGCACAAGCGGCATTTTTTCCAGAAGCGGCTGATCGACTGA
- a CDS encoding DUF6388 family protein gives MAPSDQRHEQALKLFLDARPELRETLDHLNPLLAQAKGETQAQYREERLHEAFEAEAESQGLFAWELTLQLTAASPEDYQAQRLEVHREVAEMAGMDWIEYCDLYGITP, from the coding sequence ATGGCGCCTAGCGACCAGCGACATGAACAGGCTTTGAAACTGTTTCTCGATGCACGTCCCGAATTGCGTGAAACCCTCGACCATCTCAACCCGCTGCTGGCCCAGGCCAAGGGCGAAACCCAGGCGCAGTACCGCGAAGAACGCTTGCATGAAGCATTCGAGGCTGAGGCAGAAAGCCAGGGGTTGTTTGCCTGGGAGCTGACGTTGCAGCTGACCGCTGCTTCGCCCGAGGACTATCAGGCGCAACGCCTGGAAGTGCATCGGGAAGTGGCGGAAATGGCGGGGATGGACTGGATCGAGTATTGCGATCTTTACGGCATCACCCCGTAA
- the tusD gene encoding sulfurtransferase complex subunit TusD — MKFAIALFSAAHAPSSRRALLFVQAALAGGHEIVRLFFYQDGVFNASDAVVTPQDELDVPKQWRAFINEKQLDGVVCIAAALRRGVLNEEEAKRYQREAISLSTPWELSGLGQLHDAVQDADRLICFGGA; from the coding sequence ATGAAGTTCGCCATCGCGCTGTTTTCCGCCGCCCATGCGCCCTCCTCGCGCCGTGCCTTGCTGTTTGTCCAGGCCGCGCTGGCCGGCGGCCATGAGATTGTTCGGCTGTTCTTCTATCAGGACGGCGTGTTCAACGCCTCCGATGCGGTGGTGACCCCGCAGGATGAACTGGACGTGCCCAAGCAATGGCGCGCCTTTATCAACGAAAAGCAACTTGACGGCGTGGTCTGCATCGCCGCCGCTCTGCGCCGTGGTGTGTTGAACGAAGAAGAAGCCAAGCGTTACCAGCGTGAAGCGATTTCGCTCAGCACGCCGTGGGAATTGTCCGGTCTGGGTCAATTGCACGACGCCGTGCAGGACGCTGATCGGCTCATCTGTTTCGGAGGCGCTTGA
- the tusC gene encoding sulfurtransferase complex subunit TusC, which yields MAKSLLIISRQSPWSGPGAREALDIVLAGGAFDLPIGLLFLDDGVLQLAAGQNARAVQQKDLSANLQALPMFGVEELFYCAESANARGLGNLSLDEAQPLAAEHITALIDRYDQVITL from the coding sequence ATGGCCAAATCGCTGTTGATCATCAGCCGCCAATCGCCTTGGTCAGGCCCCGGCGCGCGGGAAGCGCTGGATATCGTGCTCGCCGGTGGCGCCTTCGATCTGCCGATCGGTTTGCTGTTTCTCGATGACGGCGTGCTGCAACTGGCCGCTGGGCAGAACGCCAGGGCCGTGCAGCAGAAAGACCTCAGCGCCAATCTGCAGGCGCTGCCTATGTTTGGTGTCGAAGAGCTGTTCTATTGCGCCGAAAGCGCCAATGCTCGCGGTCTTGGCAACCTGTCGCTGGACGAAGCGCAGCCGCTTGCTGCTGAACACATCACCGCCCTTATTGACCGTTACGATCAGGTGATCACCCTCTGA
- the tusB gene encoding sulfurtransferase complex subunit TusB: MSTLHVLSHSPFGDDRLSSCLRLLGSADAVLLSGDAVYALQPDTAPFAALQERPIKLFVLVEDAQARAIEVPDWAEAIDYPAFVELSIHHAKVNSWL, translated from the coding sequence ATGTCGACTTTGCATGTGTTGTCTCATTCCCCGTTCGGCGACGATCGTCTGAGCAGTTGTCTGCGACTGCTCGGCAGCGCCGACGCTGTGTTGTTGTCCGGCGATGCGGTGTATGCGCTGCAACCGGACACTGCGCCGTTCGCTGCTCTGCAAGAGCGACCAATCAAACTTTTTGTATTGGTTGAGGACGCACAGGCGCGTGCGATCGAGGTTCCAGACTGGGCCGAGGCCATTGACTACCCGGCCTTCGTCGAACTGTCGATCCATCACGCCAAGGTCAACAGCTGGCTATGA
- a CDS encoding TusE/DsrC/DsvC family sulfur relay protein → MNSMTVGARAIELDKDGFLVDLSDWSAEVASALAAAEDIELTPEHWEVLELLRNFYAEFQLSPATRPLIKYTALKLGADKGNSLHLNRLFKGTPAKLAAKLAGLPKPTNCL, encoded by the coding sequence ATGAATTCAATGACCGTCGGCGCCCGCGCCATCGAACTGGACAAGGACGGCTTTCTCGTTGACCTCAGCGACTGGTCGGCTGAAGTCGCCAGCGCCCTCGCCGCCGCCGAAGACATCGAGTTGACGCCCGAACACTGGGAAGTCCTTGAGCTGCTGCGTAACTTCTACGCCGAATTCCAGCTATCGCCAGCCACGCGGCCGCTGATCAAGTACACCGCGTTGAAACTCGGCGCGGACAAAGGCAACAGCCTGCACCTGAACCGACTGTTCAAAGGCACCCCTGCCAAACTCGCCGCGAAACTGGCGGGCCTGCCCAAACCGACGAATTGCCTATGA
- a CDS encoding glycosyl transferase family protein, translating to MNDFPALTLETPAEHPFAQFVRILGKGKRGARDLTREEAREAMGMVLDDKVEDTQLGAFLMLLRHKEESAEEMAGFTEALRARLHAPALNVDLDWPTYAGKKRHLPWYLLAAKCLAQNGVRIFMHGGGAHTAGRLYSEQLLGELNIPLCRNWQQVGAALDNGGLAFMPLVDWAPQLQKMIDLRNTLGLRSPIHSLARILNPLGARCGLQSIFHPGYQAVHRDASGLLGDTAIVVKGDGGEIEINPDATSHLYGTSGGQSWDEEWPQLSAQRHVKPASLDIEHLKAVWRGDVVDSYPQMALIATMALALRGLGQNREQAFTTAEQYWAARNTSI from the coding sequence ATGAACGACTTTCCAGCATTGACCCTCGAAACGCCTGCCGAGCACCCGTTCGCGCAATTCGTGCGCATTCTCGGCAAGGGCAAGCGCGGCGCCCGCGACCTGACGCGCGAGGAAGCCCGCGAGGCCATGGGCATGGTGCTCGATGACAAGGTCGAAGATACGCAACTGGGTGCCTTCCTGATGTTGCTGCGGCACAAGGAAGAAAGTGCCGAGGAAATGGCCGGTTTCACCGAAGCCCTGCGCGCACGCTTGCACGCGCCCGCATTGAATGTCGACCTGGACTGGCCGACCTACGCCGGCAAAAAACGCCACCTGCCGTGGTATCTGCTGGCGGCCAAGTGCCTGGCGCAAAACGGCGTACGCATCTTCATGCATGGCGGCGGCGCGCACACGGCCGGGCGTCTGTACAGCGAACAACTGCTGGGCGAACTGAACATTCCCCTGTGCCGCAATTGGCAGCAGGTCGGCGCGGCACTGGACAACGGCGGCCTGGCGTTTATGCCGCTGGTGGACTGGGCGCCGCAGTTGCAAAAGATGATCGACCTGCGCAACACCCTGGGCCTGCGGTCGCCGATCCACTCTCTGGCGCGGATTCTCAATCCGCTGGGTGCGCGTTGTGGCCTGCAAAGCATTTTCCATCCGGGCTACCAGGCGGTACATCGCGATGCCAGCGGCTTGCTCGGCGACACGGCAATTGTGGTCAAGGGCGATGGCGGTGAAATCGAGATCAACCCCGACGCCACCAGTCACCTTTATGGCACCAGCGGCGGTCAGAGCTGGGATGAAGAATGGCCGCAGCTGTCAGCGCAGCGCCATGTCAAACCCGCCTCGCTGGACATCGAACACCTGAAAGCCGTGTGGCGTGGCGATGTGGTCGACAGCTACCCGCAAATGGCCTTGATTGCGACCATGGCCCTCGCCCTGCGCGGTCTCGGTCAGAATCGCGAACAGGCCTTCACAACCGCCGAGCAGTATTGGGCGGCGCGCAACACATCGATCTAA
- a CDS encoding glutathione S-transferase family protein: MGLLVDGHWQDKWYESSKDGAFQREQAQRRNWVTADGQPGPSGEGGFAAEAGRYHLYVSLACPWAHRTLILRKLKGLESLIDVSVVSWLMLENGWTFDKALGSTGDKLDDFDFMHQRYTADTPDYTGRVTVPVLWDKKLKRIVSNESAEIIRMFNSAFDGITGNDLDFYPAPLRNEIDALNERIYPAVNNGVYRAGFATSQQAYEQAFDEVFAELDHLEQLLGANRYLSGEYLTEADVRLFTTMIRFDAVYHGHFKCNLRRIADYPNLSNWLREMYQWSGIAETVDFQHIKHHYYGSHKTINPTGVVPKGPQQDFSVAHDRERLIGKGVWRRG, translated from the coding sequence ATGGGTTTACTCGTCGACGGCCACTGGCAGGACAAGTGGTACGAAAGCAGCAAGGACGGCGCGTTCCAGCGCGAACAAGCGCAACGCCGCAACTGGGTGACCGCCGACGGTCAGCCAGGCCCCAGCGGTGAAGGCGGTTTCGCCGCCGAAGCCGGGCGCTATCACCTCTACGTTTCCCTCGCCTGCCCTTGGGCGCATCGCACGCTGATTCTGCGCAAACTGAAAGGTCTGGAAAGTCTGATCGACGTGTCGGTGGTCAGTTGGCTGATGCTGGAGAACGGCTGGACCTTCGACAAAGCGCTAGGCTCGACCGGCGACAAGCTCGACGACTTCGACTTCATGCATCAGCGCTACACCGCTGACACGCCTGACTACACCGGGCGCGTGACGGTGCCAGTGTTGTGGGACAAGAAACTCAAGCGCATTGTCAGCAATGAATCGGCGGAAATCATCCGCATGTTCAACAGCGCCTTCGACGGGATCACTGGTAACGATCTGGACTTCTACCCGGCGCCGCTACGCAACGAGATCGATGCGTTGAACGAGCGGATCTACCCGGCGGTGAACAACGGAGTCTATCGCGCCGGATTCGCTACTTCGCAGCAAGCCTACGAACAGGCGTTCGATGAAGTCTTCGCCGAACTGGATCATCTGGAGCAACTGCTGGGTGCCAATCGTTACCTGAGCGGGGAATACCTGACCGAAGCCGACGTGCGCTTGTTCACCACGATGATTCGTTTCGACGCGGTGTACCACGGGCACTTCAAGTGCAACCTGCGGCGGATTGCCGATTACCCGAATCTGTCGAACTGGCTACGCGAGATGTATCAGTGGTCGGGAATTGCCGAAACCGTGGATTTCCAGCACATCAAGCATCACTACTATGGCAGCCACAAGACCATCAACCCGACCGGCGTGGTGCCGAAGGGGCCGCAGCAGGATTTCAGCGTAGCGCATGATCGCGAGCGGTTGATCGGGAAAGGGGTTTGGCGCCGGGGTTGA
- the cysG gene encoding siroheme synthase CysG, which yields MKYLPLFHNLRGSRVLVVGGGEIALRKSRLLADAGALLRVVAPEIETQLAELVAASGGECLLRGYAETDLDGCGLIIAATDDETLNAQVSTDAHRRCVPVNVVDAPALCSVIFPAIVDRSPLIIAVSSGGDAPVLARLIRAKIETWIPSTYGQLAGLAARFRNQVKNLFPDVQQRRGFWEDVFQGPIADRQLAGQGAEAERLLQAKVDGEPMVTTGEVYLVGAGPGDPDLLTFRALRLMQQADVVLYDRLVAPAILELCRRDAERVYVGKRRSDHAVPQDQINQQLVDLAKAGKRVVRLKGGDPFIFGRGGEEIEELAAHGIPFQVVPGITAASGCAAYAGIPLTHRDHAQSVRFVTGHLKDGSTDLPWADLVAPAQTLVFYMGLVGLPIICEQLIKHGRAADTPAALIQQGTTVNQRVFTGTLADLPRMVAEHEVHAPTLVIVGEVVQLREKLAWFEGAQAQV from the coding sequence ATGAAATATCTGCCGCTGTTTCACAACCTGCGCGGCAGTCGTGTGTTGGTTGTCGGTGGGGGGGAAATTGCCTTGCGCAAATCCCGCCTGCTGGCCGATGCCGGTGCGCTGCTGCGGGTGGTCGCACCTGAAATCGAAACGCAACTGGCTGAACTGGTCGCTGCCAGCGGCGGTGAATGCCTGTTGCGCGGTTACGCCGAAACGGATCTGGACGGTTGCGGGCTGATCATTGCCGCTACCGACGACGAAACGCTCAACGCGCAAGTCTCCACCGACGCCCACCGCCGTTGCGTGCCGGTCAACGTGGTCGATGCGCCGGCCTTGTGCAGCGTGATCTTCCCGGCGATCGTCGATCGCTCGCCGTTGATCATCGCTGTGTCCAGCGGCGGCGATGCGCCGGTACTGGCGCGTCTGATCCGCGCGAAAATCGAAACCTGGATTCCTTCCACTTACGGTCAATTGGCAGGGCTGGCTGCGCGTTTCCGCAATCAGGTGAAAAACCTGTTTCCGGATGTGCAGCAGCGGCGCGGCTTCTGGGAAGACGTTTTCCAGGGCCCGATTGCCGATCGTCAACTGGCCGGGCAGGGCGCTGAAGCCGAGCGCCTGTTGCAGGCCAAGGTCGATGGCGAGCCCATGGTCACCACTGGCGAGGTTTATCTGGTCGGTGCCGGTCCGGGTGATCCGGATCTCTTGACCTTCCGCGCGCTGCGTCTGATGCAGCAAGCCGATGTGGTGCTCTATGACCGCCTGGTGGCGCCGGCAATTCTTGAGTTGTGCCGTCGCGATGCCGAGCGGGTGTATGTCGGCAAGCGTCGTTCTGACCACGCAGTGCCGCAGGATCAGATCAATCAGCAACTGGTCGATCTGGCCAAGGCCGGCAAGCGTGTGGTGCGGTTGAAGGGCGGCGATCCGTTTATCTTCGGCCGCGGTGGCGAAGAGATCGAAGAGCTGGCGGCCCACGGTATTCCATTCCAGGTGGTCCCCGGCATTACGGCGGCCAGCGGTTGCGCTGCTTATGCGGGGATTCCGCTGACCCACCGTGACCATGCGCAGTCCGTGCGGTTTGTCACTGGCCACTTGAAGGATGGTTCCACCGATCTGCCATGGGCCGATCTTGTCGCCCCGGCGCAGACGCTGGTGTTCTACATGGGCCTGGTGGGTTTGCCGATCATCTGTGAGCAGTTGATCAAGCATGGTCGCGCGGCGGATACCCCGGCGGCGTTGATTCAGCAGGGCACTACAGTCAATCAGCGGGTTTTCACCGGCACGCTGGCGGATCTTCCGCGAATGGTGGCGGAGCATGAAGTGCATGCGCCGACTCTGGTGATCGTTGGCGAAGTGGTGCAGCTGCGCGAGAAACTGGCGTGGTTTGAAGGGGCGCAGGCGCAGGTCTGA
- the serS gene encoding serine--tRNA ligase: MLDSKLLRSNLQDVADRLASRGFALDTARIEALEEQRKTVQTRTEALQAERNARSKSIGQAKQRGEDIAPLMADVERMAAELSAGKVELDAIQTELDSILLGIPNLPHESVPVGKDEDDNVEVRRWGTPTQFDFEVKDHVALGEKFGWLDFETAAKLSGARFALLRGPIARLHRALAQFMINLHVTEHGYEEAYTPYLVQAPALQGTGQLPKFEEDLFKIAREGEADLYLIPTAEVSLTNIVAGEIVDSKLLPIKFVAHTPCFRSEAGASGRDTRGMIRQHQFDKVEMVQIVEPSQSMEALEGLTANAEKVLQLLGLPYRTLALCTGDMGFSAVKTYDLEVWIPSQDKYREISSCSNCGDFQARRMQARFRNPETGKPELVHTLNGSGLAVGRTLVAVLENYQQADGSIRVPDVLKPYMGGLEVIG; the protein is encoded by the coding sequence ATGCTCGATTCCAAACTGTTACGTAGCAACCTTCAGGACGTAGCGGACCGCCTGGCTTCCCGTGGCTTTGCCCTGGACACCGCGCGCATCGAAGCGCTGGAAGAACAGCGCAAGACCGTCCAGACCCGCACTGAAGCACTGCAGGCTGAGCGTAACGCGCGTTCCAAATCCATCGGGCAGGCCAAGCAGCGCGGCGAAGACATCGCGCCGCTGATGGCGGACGTCGAGCGCATGGCGGCCGAGTTGAGCGCTGGCAAGGTCGAGCTGGACGCGATCCAGACTGAACTCGATTCGATCCTGCTCGGTATCCCGAACCTGCCGCACGAGTCGGTTCCGGTCGGCAAGGACGAAGACGACAACGTCGAAGTGCGCCGCTGGGGCACGCCGACTCAGTTCGATTTCGAAGTCAAAGACCACGTCGCCCTTGGCGAAAAGTTCGGCTGGCTGGACTTTGAAACCGCCGCCAAGCTGTCCGGCGCGCGCTTTGCGCTGTTGCGTGGCCCGATCGCCCGCCTGCATCGCGCACTGGCGCAGTTCATGATCAACCTGCATGTCACCGAACATGGCTACGAAGAGGCTTACACGCCTTATCTGGTTCAGGCTCCGGCGCTGCAAGGCACCGGCCAGTTGCCAAAGTTCGAAGAGGATCTGTTCAAGATTGCCCGCGAAGGCGAAGCCGATCTGTACCTGATCCCGACTGCCGAAGTGTCGCTGACCAACATCGTTGCCGGCGAGATCGTCGATTCGAAACTGCTGCCGATCAAGTTCGTCGCCCATACCCCATGCTTCCGCAGCGAAGCCGGTGCGTCGGGCCGCGACACGCGTGGCATGATCCGCCAGCACCAGTTCGACAAAGTCGAAATGGTCCAGATCGTCGAGCCATCGCAATCGATGGAAGCGCTGGAAGGCCTGACCGCCAACGCCGAAAAGGTTCTGCAACTGCTCGGTCTGCCTTACCGCACCCTGGCGCTGTGCACCGGCGACATGGGCTTCAGCGCGGTCAAGACCTACGATCTGGAAGTGTGGATTCCGAGCCAGGATAAATACCGCGAAATCTCCTCGTGCTCCAACTGCGGCGACTTCCAGGCGCGGCGCATGCAGGCGCGTTTCCGCAACCCGGAAACCGGCAAGCCTGAGCTGGTGCACACCTTGAACGGCTCCGGCCTGGCGGTCGGTCGTACTCTGGTGGCGGTGCTGGAAAACTACCAGCAGGCCGACGGTTCGATCCGCGTGCCGGACGTGCTCAAGCCGTACATGGGTGGCCTTGAGGTCATCGGCTAA
- the crcB gene encoding fluoride efflux transporter CrcB: MVPLILAVSVGGVAGTLLRFATGNWVSANWPRHFYTATLAVNIVGCLLIGVLYGLFLIRPEVPIEVRAGLMVGFLGGLTTFSSFSLDTVRLLESGQVLLALGYAALSVFGGLLATWAGLSLTKL, translated from the coding sequence GTGGTTCCATTGATCCTTGCAGTGTCGGTCGGCGGTGTTGCCGGCACCCTGTTGCGCTTCGCCACCGGTAATTGGGTCAGCGCCAATTGGCCGCGGCACTTCTATACCGCGACGCTGGCCGTTAATATCGTGGGCTGCCTGCTGATTGGCGTGTTGTACGGCCTGTTTCTGATACGCCCGGAGGTGCCGATCGAGGTGCGCGCCGGGTTGATGGTCGGCTTCCTCGGGGGGCTGACGACTTTTTCATCCTTTTCACTGGATACGGTGCGCCTGCTGGAAAGCGGGCAAGTGTTGCTGGCCCTGGGCTACGCCGCACTCAGCGTATTCGGCGGGCTGCTCGCAACGTGGGCCGGCCTGTCCCTGACCAAACTTTGA
- a CDS encoding replication-associated recombination protein A: MDLFRSAPIAQPLAARLRAANLDEYVGQEHVLARGKPLREALEQGALHSMIFWGPPGVGKTTLARLLAEVSDAHFETVSAVLAGVKEIRQAVEIAKQQAGQYGKRTILFVDEVHRFNKSQQDAFLPYVEDGTLIFIGATTENPSFELNNALLSRARVYVLKSLDEAALRKLVHRALTEERGLGKRNLTLSDEGFQMLLSAADGDGRRLLNLLENASDLAEDNSEIGIELLQSLLGDTRRRFDKGGEAFYDQISALHKSVRGSNPDGALYWFARMIDGGCDPLYLARRVVRMASEDIGNADPRALSLCLAAWEVQERLGSPEGELAVAQAITYLACAPKSNAVYMGFKTALRAAAENGSLEVPLHLRNAPTKLMKQLGYGDEYRYAHDEPDAYAAGEDYFPEELEPIPFYQPVPRGLELKIGEKLNHLAQLDRLSPRQRRK, from the coding sequence ATGGATCTGTTTCGCAGTGCACCGATTGCTCAACCCTTGGCCGCGCGTCTGCGTGCAGCCAATCTGGATGAGTACGTCGGTCAGGAACACGTGCTCGCTCGCGGCAAGCCTCTGCGTGAGGCGCTGGAGCAGGGCGCGCTGCATTCGATGATCTTCTGGGGGCCGCCGGGCGTGGGCAAGACCACCCTGGCGCGCCTGCTCGCAGAAGTCTCGGATGCGCACTTCGAAACGGTTTCGGCGGTGCTCGCCGGGGTCAAGGAAATCCGCCAGGCCGTTGAAATCGCCAAGCAGCAGGCCGGTCAGTACGGCAAGCGCACGATCCTGTTTGTCGATGAAGTGCACCGCTTCAACAAGTCGCAGCAGGACGCGTTTCTGCCGTACGTTGAAGATGGCACGCTGATCTTCATCGGCGCCACCACCGAAAACCCTTCGTTCGAACTGAACAACGCCCTGTTGTCGCGTGCCCGCGTCTACGTGCTGAAAAGCCTCGACGAAGCGGCGCTGCGCAAACTGGTGCACCGCGCACTCACCGAAGAGCGCGGGTTGGGCAAGCGCAACCTGACCCTGAGCGATGAAGGCTTCCAGATGCTGCTGTCGGCCGCCGATGGCGACGGCCGGCGTCTGCTCAATCTGTTGGAAAACGCCTCTGATCTGGCCGAAGACAACAGCGAAATCGGCATCGAGCTGCTGCAAAGTCTGCTCGGCGATACGCGCCGGCGGTTCGACAAGGGCGGTGAAGCGTTCTACGACCAGATCTCGGCGCTGCACAAATCCGTGCGCGGTTCCAATCCCGACGGGGCGCTTTACTGGTTTGCGCGGATGATAGACGGCGGCTGCGATCCGCTTTATCTGGCCCGGCGCGTGGTGCGCATGGCCAGCGAAGACATCGGCAACGCCGACCCGCGTGCGCTGAGCCTGTGTCTGGCAGCGTGGGAAGTGCAGGAGCGTCTCGGCAGCCCCGAGGGCGAATTGGCGGTCGCCCAGGCCATCACTTATCTGGCCTGTGCACCGAAAAGCAACGCGGTGTACATGGGCTTCAAAACTGCACTGCGCGCGGCTGCCGAAAACGGCTCGCTGGAAGTGCCGCTGCATTTGCGCAATGCACCGACCAAGCTGATGAAGCAATTGGGTTATGGCGACGAATACCGCTACGCCCACGACGAGCCGGACGCCTATGCCGCCGGTGAAGACTATTTTCCGGAAGAACTCGAGCCGATTCCGTTCTATCAGCCAGTGCCCCGTGGCCTGGAGTTGAAGATCGGCGAAAAGCTCAATCATCTCGCTCAACTCGATCGTCTGAGCCCTCGGCAGCGGAGAAAATAG